In the genome of Paenibacillus pabuli, one region contains:
- the mutS gene encoding DNA mismatch repair protein MutS: MAQYTPMIQQYLQVKAEAQDAFLFFRLGDFYEMFFEDAVNASRELEITLTARAGGGEDKIPMCGVPYHSADNYIQRLIEKGYKVAICEQMEDPTVTKGMVRREIVRVITPGTVMEGKTLGDKSNNYMVCLTGNLNTLALAACDLSTGELYVTSVPYSEEWLKDEIGIYEPSELVGDAALLDTVATQASPIGRPVVYTPWTKSKEDLVRQQFGEAVWARLEPERQACIARLFSYLSETQKRSLGQLTQVSTYEPDHFMILDPFTRRNLELVETVRERSKKGSLLWLLDRTETSMGARMLRRWVDKPLLQKGKINERLEAVDTLYNQFILREDLRAELKDIYDLERLVGRIAFGNANGRDLNALKLSLDKIPGLRQYCAGSASTTLQHIAGVMDECSDLRDAIAQAIVDEPPVSVRDGGLIREGYHERLDELREASVNGKQWIAELEAREREATGIRSLKIGYNKVFGYYIEITKSNLSSLPEGRYERKQTLANAERYITPELKEKETLILEAQDKMVDIEYGLFAELRERLNQEISRLQKLAELVAEIDVYQSFAVISAERNFVRPTLTDGYDLVVEQGRHPVVEAVMRDGAFIANDTAMQKEEARILLITGPNMAGKSTYMRQVALISILAQIGCFVPAGQAEVPIMDRIFTRIGAADDLIGGQSTFMVEMADIQVMTDKATPRSLIIIDELGRGTSTSEGMAIAQSVIEYVHDIIGCKALVSTHFHELAHLEESLDKLANYSMAVQESGDKVNFLRKLIAGAASSSYGIYCARLAGLPDSIIERANGLLHGFEHAAAQVAVGSEFGGKDKQQSGDHTRDGAEFQSTDHSSLVREQGSTEPVELTVATEDPAQKQHANKPTSKQQSVSKHADVVQLSIFGDEEPSVSPKTEVAALDKPAREFIRNMKDIDVMNMTPLQAMQILNDLKLKAQQLS, encoded by the coding sequence ATGGCTCAGTATACGCCAATGATTCAACAATACTTGCAAGTGAAGGCCGAAGCGCAGGACGCTTTTCTTTTTTTTCGACTAGGTGATTTCTATGAAATGTTCTTTGAGGATGCGGTTAATGCTTCCCGTGAGCTAGAAATAACATTAACAGCGCGCGCAGGTGGGGGAGAAGATAAAATCCCGATGTGCGGTGTGCCTTATCATTCGGCTGACAATTACATACAGCGCTTGATTGAAAAAGGATACAAAGTAGCCATCTGTGAACAGATGGAAGATCCAACGGTAACCAAAGGCATGGTGCGGCGTGAAATTGTACGCGTTATAACACCCGGAACGGTAATGGAAGGCAAGACATTGGGGGACAAGTCCAACAACTATATGGTGTGCCTGACAGGGAATCTGAACACACTTGCACTGGCTGCCTGTGACTTGTCCACGGGAGAGCTCTACGTGACCTCTGTGCCATACTCCGAGGAATGGCTCAAGGATGAGATCGGGATCTACGAACCTTCGGAACTGGTGGGGGATGCAGCACTGTTGGATACGGTGGCTACCCAGGCATCTCCAATTGGTCGGCCTGTGGTGTACACACCATGGACGAAGAGCAAGGAAGATTTGGTGCGTCAGCAATTTGGCGAAGCGGTATGGGCTCGTCTGGAGCCTGAACGTCAAGCTTGTATAGCGCGTCTTTTCTCCTACTTAAGTGAGACACAGAAACGTTCTCTTGGACAATTGACACAGGTTTCAACGTATGAGCCGGATCACTTTATGATTCTGGACCCTTTTACTCGGCGTAATCTGGAACTGGTGGAGACGGTACGTGAACGTTCGAAGAAAGGTTCGCTGCTCTGGCTGTTGGACCGCACAGAGACATCCATGGGTGCTCGCATGCTGCGTCGCTGGGTAGATAAACCCTTGCTGCAAAAAGGCAAAATCAATGAGCGGCTGGAGGCGGTAGACACGCTGTATAACCAGTTTATACTGCGGGAAGATCTGCGTGCAGAACTCAAAGATATCTACGATCTGGAACGCCTGGTGGGTCGAATTGCCTTTGGTAACGCCAACGGTCGGGATCTGAATGCACTGAAGCTGTCACTGGACAAAATTCCGGGGCTACGTCAGTATTGTGCAGGTTCAGCTTCCACGACATTACAGCACATTGCTGGTGTTATGGATGAATGTAGTGATTTGCGGGATGCGATCGCTCAGGCTATCGTTGATGAGCCGCCTGTGTCGGTTCGAGATGGTGGCTTAATTCGTGAAGGATACCATGAGCGGCTGGATGAGCTCAGGGAAGCCTCGGTGAATGGCAAGCAGTGGATTGCTGAACTGGAAGCCAGAGAGCGTGAAGCGACGGGCATTCGCTCACTGAAAATCGGGTACAACAAAGTATTCGGGTACTATATTGAAATTACCAAGTCGAATCTGTCTTCTCTGCCGGAAGGCCGTTACGAGCGGAAACAAACCCTTGCTAATGCTGAGCGTTATATTACACCGGAGCTGAAAGAAAAAGAAACGCTGATTCTGGAAGCTCAGGACAAGATGGTTGATATTGAGTACGGCTTGTTCGCTGAATTGCGGGAACGGCTCAACCAGGAGATCTCCAGACTGCAGAAGCTGGCTGAGCTGGTCGCGGAGATTGATGTGTATCAATCCTTTGCCGTCATCAGTGCAGAGCGTAATTTCGTACGGCCTACCTTGACCGATGGTTATGATCTGGTCGTGGAACAGGGGCGTCATCCGGTGGTTGAGGCAGTAATGCGAGATGGAGCTTTCATTGCCAATGATACTGCGATGCAGAAGGAAGAGGCGCGTATTCTGCTGATTACCGGCCCGAATATGGCAGGGAAAAGTACCTATATGCGGCAGGTGGCGCTGATTTCGATTCTCGCGCAGATCGGCTGTTTTGTGCCGGCAGGACAAGCTGAGGTACCGATAATGGATCGCATTTTCACACGGATTGGTGCAGCAGATGATCTCATCGGTGGGCAAAGTACATTTATGGTAGAGATGGCCGACATTCAGGTCATGACAGATAAAGCAACACCACGCAGTCTGATTATCATTGATGAATTGGGCCGGGGAACGTCTACCAGTGAGGGAATGGCGATTGCACAGTCCGTCATTGAATATGTGCATGATATCATTGGGTGTAAAGCACTTGTATCCACTCACTTTCATGAGCTTGCTCATCTGGAAGAGAGTTTGGACAAGTTGGCGAATTACTCCATGGCTGTTCAAGAGAGCGGGGACAAGGTTAATTTCCTGCGTAAATTGATTGCCGGGGCAGCCAGCAGCAGCTACGGGATCTATTGCGCACGGCTTGCAGGGCTGCCGGACAGCATTATTGAACGGGCGAATGGTTTGCTGCACGGTTTTGAGCATGCGGCGGCTCAGGTTGCGGTTGGCAGCGAATTTGGCGGGAAGGACAAACAGCAATCGGGTGATCATACTCGAGATGGTGCAGAGTTCCAGTCAACTGATCATTCGTCATTGGTTCGGGAGCAGGGATCTACAGAACCTGTCGAACTCACTGTAGCGACTGAAGATCCAGCGCAGAAACAACATGCTAATAAACCAACCAGCAAGCAGCAGTCAGTCTCCAAACATGCCGATGTGGTTCAGCTGTCCATCTTTGGGGATGAAGAGCCAAGTGTGTCTCCAAAAACGGAGGTTGCTGCCCTTGACAAGCCTGCCCGCGAGTTTATTCGTAATATGAAAGATATTGATGTCATGAACATGACGCCGCTTCAGGCGATGCAAATACTGAATGATCTTAAATTGAAGGCACAGCAATTATCCTGA
- the mutL gene encoding DNA mismatch repair endonuclease MutL — MAKIHVLDEHIANQIAAGEVVERPASVVKELLENSVDAGASKIDVTVEEGGLLRIRVKDNGSGIEPEDMEKAFYRHATSKIAHGRDLFQITSLGFRGEALASIAAVSKVEVLSASGNDGRGRRIVIEGGKLLSHEDETSPQGTDFEVKELFFNTPARLKYMKTIQTELGHISDVLYRMAMSHPNISFTLRHNENTLLKTLGNGDLLQVVAAIYGTSAAKAMLPIQGESLDYRVSGLISLPEWTRANRGGMSTIVNGRFIRNYGLNQAILKAYHTLLPINRFPLVVVQLEMHPSLVDVNVHPAKLEVRFSKEAELYEFVETTLRGILRKEVLIPQVTKQQIRRGDNSSFIQEQFLFPRGPLKDEPESSGYGQQGPLGRNAGPAKMTSEDDDLDLDAPADAQSTPDGNGENQTQPLPEAPPEVPPTYDPFGMLTGNSGSNVLKHNDGHDEHSHSEPASAVSENTSASAAKDRAAQDATPSTEDKGPSTSQVQASAYRSNSVNSPVREVRSSYNPSAAAAKGERSWKAPSLPDPARLASAVKSDVSMPAFPELSLIGQHHGTYLIAQNQDGLYLIDQHAAHERVNYEYYYEQFGNPAQASQELLLPITLEFTPSETEKLKTRLAWFEQAGVYLEHFGGQTFRVRSHPFWFPKGDEKDIIEEMSEWVLSERSIDVAKMREAASIMCSCKASIKANQKLTDQEAEVLIQRLGSCRQPYTCPHGRPIVVSFSTYDLEKLFKRVM; from the coding sequence GTGGCGAAAATTCATGTGCTTGATGAACATATTGCCAACCAGATTGCGGCAGGTGAGGTGGTCGAACGGCCTGCTTCAGTCGTGAAGGAACTGCTCGAAAATTCGGTGGATGCAGGCGCCTCCAAGATTGATGTTACGGTGGAAGAGGGAGGACTGCTCCGTATTCGGGTCAAAGACAATGGCTCCGGTATCGAGCCAGAGGATATGGAAAAGGCCTTCTATCGTCATGCAACCAGTAAAATAGCTCATGGCCGCGATCTGTTCCAGATCACAAGTCTTGGATTCCGGGGAGAGGCCTTGGCGAGTATTGCTGCTGTCTCCAAGGTGGAAGTGTTATCGGCCAGCGGGAATGACGGGCGAGGGCGACGAATCGTGATTGAGGGCGGCAAACTTCTCTCACATGAGGATGAAACCTCGCCCCAAGGTACGGACTTTGAGGTGAAAGAACTATTTTTCAATACGCCGGCCAGGCTTAAATATATGAAAACGATCCAGACCGAGCTGGGACATATCTCGGATGTTCTCTATCGCATGGCCATGTCCCATCCTAACATCTCATTCACGCTGCGTCATAATGAAAATACGCTGCTGAAGACGCTGGGCAATGGGGATCTGCTGCAAGTGGTTGCAGCGATATATGGTACCAGTGCCGCCAAAGCGATGCTCCCCATTCAGGGAGAGAGTCTGGACTATCGTGTGAGCGGGCTGATCAGTTTGCCGGAATGGACTCGTGCCAATCGTGGCGGCATGTCGACCATTGTGAATGGACGATTTATTCGGAATTACGGGCTCAACCAAGCTATTCTGAAGGCGTATCATACGCTGCTGCCTATTAATCGGTTCCCGCTTGTCGTGGTGCAGTTGGAGATGCATCCGTCCCTGGTCGATGTAAACGTGCATCCGGCGAAGCTGGAGGTTCGTTTCAGCAAGGAAGCGGAGCTGTACGAGTTTGTGGAAACGACACTGCGTGGCATATTGCGGAAGGAAGTGCTCATTCCACAGGTAACCAAGCAGCAAATCAGACGTGGAGATAACAGTTCCTTTATCCAGGAACAATTTCTGTTCCCCAGAGGTCCTTTGAAGGATGAGCCGGAATCCTCAGGTTATGGGCAGCAGGGTCCATTAGGTAGGAATGCCGGACCCGCAAAAATGACTTCAGAGGACGATGATCTGGATCTGGACGCTCCGGCTGATGCGCAATCAACTCCTGATGGAAACGGTGAGAATCAAACGCAGCCCTTGCCTGAAGCTCCACCCGAGGTACCACCAACCTATGATCCATTCGGGATGTTGACCGGGAACTCAGGATCTAATGTTCTGAAGCATAATGATGGTCATGACGAACATTCACATAGTGAACCAGCTTCTGCTGTGAGTGAGAATACAAGTGCAAGTGCTGCTAAGGATCGTGCTGCGCAGGATGCAACGCCTTCAACGGAGGATAAGGGGCCATCCACTTCACAGGTTCAGGCTTCTGCTTATCGTTCCAATTCGGTGAATTCTCCGGTTAGAGAAGTACGTTCATCTTATAACCCATCTGCGGCGGCTGCAAAAGGAGAGCGAAGCTGGAAGGCTCCAAGTTTGCCGGACCCGGCAAGGCTGGCTTCCGCCGTTAAATCGGATGTTTCCATGCCTGCATTTCCTGAACTGAGCCTGATTGGGCAGCACCATGGAACGTATTTGATTGCACAAAATCAAGATGGTCTGTATCTAATCGATCAGCATGCAGCCCATGAACGAGTGAATTATGAGTATTACTACGAGCAGTTTGGCAATCCAGCTCAGGCTTCACAGGAGCTGCTGCTGCCCATTACACTGGAGTTCACACCATCCGAGACCGAAAAGCTCAAAACAAGACTGGCTTGGTTTGAGCAGGCGGGTGTGTACCTGGAACATTTCGGCGGACAAACCTTCCGGGTGCGTTCCCACCCGTTCTGGTTCCCCAAGGGGGATGAGAAAGACATTATTGAAGAGATGTCAGAATGGGTGCTAAGTGAACGCAGTATTGATGTTGCCAAGATGCGCGAAGCGGCGTCCATTATGTGCTCTTGCAAGGCTTCCATTAAAGCCAATCAGAAATTGACGGATCAGGAGGCGGAAGTGCTGATTCAGCGTCTTGGTTCTTGCCGACAACCATATACTTGTCCACACGGGAGACCGATTGTGGTTTCATTTTCAACCTATGATCTGGAGAAGTTATTCAAACGGGTCATGTAG
- a CDS encoding putative amidoligase domain-containing protein yields the protein MNVVDEAEEAVRRYERMLPRERVDRLKRSGIEVLASQGRRDRELGLRVRYDVEICCLQAIRIKRRDTSGMGGTQESVLDREAASTLFKRIERLATKTLYTVGLDHGAVRLEATGKSGCSVISIDPRPWKGMTDLSAMYRAGWKQLQSELDEERHRNAAPIIGMDPEFLLVQMPESKIVPASRFLERTGIAGCDSVTIGGRRIYPVAELRPAPSSEPRELLAHLMRAFAVADRSISDHSLIWQAGGMPQRGLPLGGHVHFSGVTLNGELLRALDNYLALPLAVLQDPRGSGRRPRYGSLGDFRLKSYGGFEYRTLPSFLVSPLVAKGVVALAGLIVRGYHQLHQRPLAKAVIHTAFYEGNREVMQAHIPALLDDLMQMDGYERYERYAAPLISQLIQGKTWDESRDIRKLWNIRAGS from the coding sequence ATGAATGTGGTCGATGAGGCTGAGGAGGCGGTGCGCCGGTATGAGCGCATGCTCCCTCGTGAAAGGGTAGATCGCCTGAAACGTTCTGGCATTGAAGTACTGGCTTCGCAAGGCAGGCGTGACCGGGAGTTGGGCCTGCGTGTACGTTACGATGTGGAGATATGCTGTCTGCAAGCGATTCGCATCAAACGCAGGGACACCAGTGGCATGGGTGGAACGCAAGAAAGTGTGCTGGATCGCGAAGCGGCATCCACGTTATTCAAACGCATTGAACGACTTGCCACCAAAACATTGTATACGGTGGGATTGGATCACGGCGCTGTAAGACTCGAAGCAACAGGCAAAAGCGGTTGTTCTGTCATCTCGATTGACCCCAGGCCCTGGAAGGGAATGACAGATCTCTCTGCCATGTACCGCGCAGGCTGGAAACAACTTCAGTCCGAACTGGATGAAGAGCGACATCGTAATGCGGCCCCTATCATAGGAATGGACCCCGAGTTCCTGCTTGTGCAGATGCCAGAGTCCAAAATTGTACCCGCCTCCCGATTTCTCGAGCGAACAGGCATAGCCGGCTGTGATTCCGTGACGATCGGTGGAAGACGAATATATCCTGTAGCCGAACTGCGACCGGCTCCCAGCTCGGAGCCGCGCGAACTGCTGGCTCATCTGATGAGAGCCTTCGCGGTCGCAGACCGCAGCATTAGTGATCACTCACTGATCTGGCAGGCAGGGGGAATGCCCCAGCGGGGCTTGCCACTGGGCGGACATGTTCATTTCAGTGGTGTTACGCTAAATGGGGAGCTGCTGCGCGCACTTGACAATTATTTGGCATTGCCACTTGCCGTTCTTCAAGATCCACGTGGTTCTGGTCGTCGTCCACGTTATGGGTCATTGGGTGATTTTCGACTTAAATCCTATGGTGGATTTGAATATCGCACTTTACCCAGTTTCCTGGTATCCCCTCTGGTTGCCAAAGGCGTTGTTGCTCTGGCTGGTCTTATCGTAAGAGGCTATCATCAGCTGCATCAGCGTCCATTGGCGAAGGCTGTGATTCATACTGCATTTTATGAAGGAAACCGTGAGGTGATGCAGGCACATATTCCGGCACTGCTGGATGACCTGATGCAGATGGACGGTTATGAACGTTATGAACGTTACGCCGCTCCATTAATTAGCCAGCTTATACAAGGTAAGACGTGGGACGAGAGTCGGGATATACGTAAACTCTGGAATATTCGAGCAGGTTCATGA
- a CDS encoding aromatic acid exporter family protein, which translates to MGFRVIKTAIAALMAVLIADWCGLPGPTSAGLLAILGVDVTRKRSIRTISARFFASVVGLLFASVLFHFLGFHYWVLAVYILIAFPVIVRAGFKEGIVTGSVVVFRVFGGGEMDVHVVLIQIGLLLIGLGSAMVVNLAYMPAADPQMLRIRKRIDELFSVIFKEFAATLRNPNEVWAGKELIEADKAVLGGIEAAKRSLENQVIHPNEGWSVYFYMRKTQLDSIQHMMHLVSQIYQKMPHAEMVSELFEQLSQDVLTESYTGRTEKLLADVQEEFKQMELPDTREEFEIRSAILQLCRELALYLKIAKKDKAPSPVSDRSQSTNE; encoded by the coding sequence ATGGGTTTTAGGGTAATCAAAACTGCAATAGCCGCGCTGATGGCTGTGTTGATTGCGGACTGGTGCGGCTTGCCTGGACCAACATCGGCGGGCTTGCTGGCCATACTAGGCGTTGATGTAACACGAAAAAGAAGTATTCGCACCATATCTGCCCGATTTTTTGCTTCCGTAGTGGGGCTTTTATTCGCAAGTGTACTTTTTCACTTTCTTGGCTTCCATTACTGGGTGCTGGCGGTCTACATACTGATTGCATTTCCGGTTATCGTTCGGGCCGGATTCAAGGAAGGCATTGTAACAGGTTCTGTTGTGGTGTTCCGGGTATTTGGCGGCGGCGAAATGGACGTACATGTGGTTTTGATTCAAATTGGACTGCTGCTGATTGGTCTCGGTTCAGCGATGGTGGTTAATCTGGCTTATATGCCTGCTGCGGACCCGCAAATGCTGCGTATTCGCAAAAGAATTGACGAACTATTCTCGGTTATCTTCAAGGAGTTTGCAGCCACGCTGCGCAATCCAAATGAAGTGTGGGCAGGAAAAGAGCTAATCGAAGCCGATAAGGCAGTGCTTGGCGGTATTGAAGCGGCCAAACGTTCATTGGAGAATCAGGTCATTCATCCGAACGAGGGATGGAGTGTTTACTTTTATATGCGCAAAACGCAGCTGGATTCTATCCAGCATATGATGCATCTGGTATCCCAGATCTATCAGAAGATGCCGCATGCGGAAATGGTATCAGAGCTGTTCGAACAGCTCAGTCAAGATGTACTCACTGAATCTTACACCGGACGTACGGAAAAACTTCTCGCAGATGTGCAAGAAGAATTCAAGCAAATGGAGTTGCCGGATACAAGGGAAGAATTCGAGATTCGTTCCGCTATTCTCCAGTTGTGCCGGGAACTCGCGCTGTATCTGAAAATTGCGAAGAAGGACAAAGCACCATCTCCGGTGTCGGACCGGTCCCAATCTACAAATGAATAA
- a CDS encoding ABC transporter permease has product MRQLHQSHIQQVARWRHKVLAVQLSMLVFMFLLWELAGRLRWIDVLLFSYPSKVFNQIWKDIISGELWAHVGVTVGETAVGFLLGTLVGTLLAVLIWWSPFLSKVLDPYMVVFNSMPKVALGPIFIVMFGAGFTAIVMTTLSITVIITTLVVYNSFNEVDQNYIKVIRTFGGDRSEIFSKVVLPASFPAIVSTLKVNVGMAWVGVIVGEFLVAKQGLGYLIIYGFQVFNFTLVLSSLLIIAAVATAMYQMVVYVERKLLAGRR; this is encoded by the coding sequence ATGAGACAGCTGCACCAAAGTCATATTCAACAGGTTGCCAGATGGCGACATAAAGTGCTGGCGGTGCAGCTGTCCATGTTGGTGTTTATGTTTTTGCTCTGGGAACTGGCGGGAAGGCTTCGCTGGATAGATGTGCTCTTGTTCAGCTATCCCAGCAAAGTTTTCAATCAGATCTGGAAGGACATCATCAGCGGGGAACTATGGGCGCATGTTGGGGTAACCGTAGGGGAAACGGCAGTTGGATTTTTGCTGGGGACACTCGTCGGAACACTGCTTGCGGTTCTGATCTGGTGGTCTCCTTTTTTGTCCAAAGTACTTGATCCTTATATGGTTGTGTTCAACAGCATGCCCAAAGTAGCGCTGGGTCCAATCTTTATCGTCATGTTTGGTGCAGGATTTACTGCCATTGTCATGACGACTTTGTCAATCACAGTCATTATTACTACACTTGTCGTGTATAACAGTTTTAATGAAGTGGATCAGAACTATATTAAAGTTATCCGTACGTTTGGTGGCGATCGCTCCGAGATTTTCAGCAAAGTCGTATTGCCCGCTTCCTTTCCTGCCATTGTCTCTACCTTAAAAGTAAACGTGGGTATGGCCTGGGTTGGTGTCATCGTGGGTGAATTTCTGGTCGCCAAGCAGGGGTTGGGCTATCTGATCATCTATGGGTTTCAAGTGTTCAACTTTACCCTCGTTCTATCGAGCCTGTTAATTATTGCTGCTGTAGCGACAGCGATGTACCAAATGGTTGTATATGTAGAACGCAAGCTGCTGGCAGGACGCAGGTGA
- the miaA gene encoding tRNA (adenosine(37)-N6)-dimethylallyltransferase MiaA codes for MKAEVKPKLLVLVGPTAVGKTRMSIELAQAFNCEIISGDSMQVYREMDIGTAKITRDEMKGVPHHLIDIHEPEYPYSVAEFQESCTRLIGEIHERGKLPFIVGGTGLYVESVCYGFQFSDSGSDEAFRDEQFRYAEQHGPQALHDKLRVIDPVSAERLHPNDQRRIVRALEIYHLTGEKLSEQLASQKKESPYDLLIVGLTMDRQKLYARVEERIDLMIGQGLVDEVKSLLERGVARGHISMQGLGYKEIAAYLQGEVSWEAAVEWLKRDTRRFAKRQLSWFRHMKDIEWVDMTDTDDFSGNYAQVCEMIKRKFN; via the coding sequence TTGAAAGCGGAAGTTAAACCGAAGCTGCTTGTGCTGGTTGGACCAACAGCTGTAGGCAAAACAAGAATGAGTATTGAGCTTGCACAGGCGTTCAATTGTGAGATTATTTCGGGAGATTCGATGCAGGTCTATCGCGAAATGGATATCGGAACAGCCAAAATTACCCGCGATGAAATGAAGGGCGTGCCCCATCACCTCATCGACATCCATGAACCGGAATACCCCTATTCCGTGGCAGAATTTCAGGAGAGCTGCACACGTCTGATTGGGGAAATCCATGAGCGCGGCAAGCTGCCTTTTATTGTTGGCGGCACGGGTCTGTATGTGGAATCGGTATGTTACGGCTTTCAATTTTCGGACAGCGGCTCAGATGAAGCGTTTCGGGATGAACAGTTTCGTTATGCTGAGCAACATGGCCCGCAGGCGTTACATGATAAGCTGAGGGTCATTGATCCGGTTAGTGCAGAACGACTGCATCCAAATGACCAGCGCCGAATTGTTCGTGCACTGGAGATCTATCACCTCACAGGTGAAAAGTTGTCCGAGCAGCTGGCTTCCCAGAAAAAAGAGTCTCCATATGACCTGCTTATTGTGGGTTTGACAATGGATCGTCAGAAGCTGTATGCCCGAGTAGAAGAGCGAATTGATCTTATGATCGGACAGGGTTTGGTAGACGAGGTTAAGTCTTTACTGGAGCGCGGCGTAGCTAGAGGACATATCTCCATGCAGGGGCTCGGTTATAAGGAAATTGCAGCGTATCTCCAGGGTGAAGTCAGCTGGGAGGCTGCGGTAGAGTGGCTAAAAAGGGATACGCGCCGTTTTGCCAAGCGGCAATTGTCCTGGTTCCGTCATATGAAGGATATCGAGTGGGTGGATATGACAGACACCGATGATTTTTCAGGCAATTATGCCCAGGTATGTGAGATGATCAAACGAAAGTTTAACTGA
- a CDS encoding class I SAM-dependent methyltransferase: MYITTGEKEAGHLVERARNLAETTGGTYVPRKKMSLPALVAHYGIDEIVVVLQGKVRLFRPDSPLLEFHPSMGFVRAKRVLNGEADPMLEAGAIHEGDIVIDCTAGLGTDALVFSVAVGKSGRVIACESSLPLYTLLVEGMSQYESIKPEVNEAFRRIELRHVNHLDLLRSLPDRSCDTVYFDPMFREPMMDSSGIKPLRDYANHNALDELSIFEAKRVARKRVVMKEKRGSAEFTRLGFEVHDRGNAKTLYGVINVESGS, translated from the coding sequence ATGTATATTACAACCGGTGAAAAGGAAGCAGGCCACCTTGTGGAACGTGCACGAAACCTGGCGGAAACAACGGGAGGGACCTATGTACCCCGCAAAAAAATGTCTTTGCCTGCACTGGTCGCACATTATGGGATCGATGAGATTGTAGTTGTGCTTCAGGGTAAAGTTCGTTTGTTTCGACCGGATTCACCGCTGCTTGAGTTTCACCCCAGTATGGGATTTGTTCGGGCCAAGCGTGTATTAAATGGAGAAGCTGATCCGATGCTGGAGGCGGGGGCGATTCATGAAGGAGATATCGTTATCGATTGTACAGCAGGGTTGGGCACCGATGCATTGGTATTCTCGGTTGCTGTAGGCAAAAGTGGTCGGGTCATCGCCTGTGAAAGCTCCCTCCCACTGTACACGCTATTGGTAGAAGGCATGTCTCAATATGAGAGCATTAAGCCTGAGGTAAATGAAGCTTTCCGGCGCATTGAGCTGCGGCATGTGAATCATCTCGATTTGCTGCGTTCCTTGCCTGATCGAAGCTGTGACACGGTTTATTTTGACCCCATGTTTCGTGAACCGATGATGGATTCGAGTGGCATCAAGCCTTTGCGGGATTATGCGAATCACAACGCACTGGATGAACTGAGTATTTTTGAAGCCAAAAGAGTTGCCCGCAAGCGGGTCGTTATGAAAGAGAAGCGCGGCAGCGCGGAATTTACGAGACTCGGTTTTGAAGTACACGACCGGGGCAATGCAAAAACACTGTACGGAGTGATTAATGTTGAAAGCGGAAGTTAA
- a CDS encoding outer spore coat protein CotE, with protein MSLSHKHQCREIITKAICGKGRKFSTVTHTVTPPNGPTSILGAWIINHQYEAVSAGDGIEVIGTYDINIWYSYDKNSQTDVAKETVSYVEHVPLSYLDPKHRAATVEVSADATQEPSCVEATVSAGGSSVIIRVEREFAVELVAETKVCVKVCTDGCGDYEDKDYDFGSGDGDYDDLDPDLLDDEL; from the coding sequence ATGTCATTGAGTCATAAACATCAATGTAGAGAGATCATCACGAAGGCGATCTGCGGCAAAGGTCGTAAGTTCTCTACCGTAACACATACCGTGACTCCGCCAAATGGTCCGACTAGTATTTTGGGGGCTTGGATTATCAACCACCAATATGAAGCTGTATCAGCGGGGGACGGAATTGAAGTTATTGGTACTTACGATATCAACATTTGGTATTCCTATGACAAAAATTCACAGACGGATGTAGCCAAAGAAACGGTGTCGTATGTAGAACATGTGCCTTTGTCCTATCTGGACCCGAAACACCGGGCCGCCACTGTAGAGGTATCTGCGGATGCAACGCAGGAACCGAGCTGCGTGGAGGCCACGGTGTCGGCAGGAGGAAGCAGCGTAATTATCCGGGTAGAACGGGAATTCGCTGTTGAACTGGTCGCCGAGACCAAAGTCTGTGTGAAAGTGTGCACGGATGGCTGTGGAGATTACGAAGACAAGGATTATGACTTCGGCAGTGGTGATGGAGATTATGACGATCTCGATCCTGACCTGCTTGACGATGAGTTGTAA
- the hfq gene encoding RNA chaperone Hfq, which produces MNKSINIQDTFLNQLRKENIPATVYLTNGFQIRGTIKAFDNFTIVIDSDGRQQMVYKHAISTFTPQRSVSLMQQDNSGEA; this is translated from the coding sequence ATGAACAAGTCCATCAACATCCAAGATACGTTCTTGAACCAACTGCGGAAAGAAAACATTCCTGCTACGGTCTATCTGACCAATGGCTTTCAAATCCGCGGAACGATCAAGGCATTTGACAATTTTACGATCGTCATTGACAGCGACGGACGCCAGCAAATGGTCTACAAGCACGCCATCTCCACGTTCACGCCGCAACGCAGCGTATCGCTGATGCAGCAAGATAATAGCGGCGAAGCTTAA